A single Micromonospora sp. CCTCC AA 2012012 DNA region contains:
- a CDS encoding MarR family winged helix-turn-helix transcriptional regulator: MNEDRIAGIVAQWRRERPDLDPDPLLIIGRIQWLAEAFDAALRPPFAEAELGNGEFDVLAALRREGTPYTLTPGQLSQRMLVTTGAVTKRVDRLVARDLVSRAVSDSDARGRVVGLTPAGVALTDRLIEQHLANEAAILRDLSETDRRALERLLATLTRGVRP, encoded by the coding sequence GTGAATGAGGACCGCATCGCCGGCATCGTCGCCCAGTGGCGTCGTGAACGTCCTGACCTCGATCCCGACCCGTTGCTGATCATCGGGCGGATCCAGTGGCTGGCCGAGGCGTTCGACGCGGCTCTGCGGCCGCCGTTCGCCGAGGCGGAGCTGGGCAACGGCGAGTTCGACGTGCTCGCGGCACTGCGCCGGGAAGGCACGCCGTACACGCTCACGCCCGGGCAGTTGAGCCAACGGATGCTCGTCACCACCGGGGCGGTGACCAAGCGGGTGGACCGTCTCGTCGCCCGGGACCTCGTCTCGCGGGCGGTCTCCGACAGCGACGCCCGGGGCAGGGTGGTGGGGCTGACCCCGGCCGGCGTCGCGTTGACCGACCGCCTCATCGAGCAGCATCTGGCCAACGAGGCGGCCATCCTCCGCGACCTGTCCGAGACCGACCGCCGGGCGCTCGAGCGCCTGCTGGCGACGCTGACCCGGGGGGTACGTCCCTAG
- a CDS encoding sugar phosphate isomerase/epimerase family protein: MRYSVFTASTPDWTPEETVAQLAAQGWDGVEWRITDQKPAEPPGFWAGNRATFPLTGLEYELLRIAEITRAAGLAMSGLGGYVPASDHANVERMLAATATLGAERVRVTMPALTGGDYRELFDATRRDLARVADRAAEHGVTALVELHHGTIAASASAAVRLLDGLDPQHVGVIHDIGNLMIEGFEDPLAAFQLLGPYLAHVHVKNVAWMVTGSRPDGGPRWSAEWVPLREGQGDIEAYLVALRRFGYDGWITVEDFSTVTPLAERTRDNLSYLRELDRRSTGRGE; the protein is encoded by the coding sequence ATGAGGTATTCGGTCTTCACCGCCTCCACCCCCGACTGGACGCCGGAGGAGACGGTCGCTCAGCTCGCGGCGCAGGGCTGGGACGGTGTCGAATGGCGGATCACCGACCAGAAGCCGGCCGAGCCGCCCGGGTTCTGGGCCGGCAACCGGGCCACCTTCCCCCTCACCGGCCTGGAGTACGAGCTGCTCCGGATCGCGGAGATCACCCGCGCCGCCGGCCTGGCGATGTCCGGGCTCGGCGGCTACGTGCCGGCGTCGGATCACGCCAACGTCGAACGCATGCTCGCCGCGACGGCCACGCTCGGCGCCGAACGGGTGCGGGTCACCATGCCGGCCCTGACCGGCGGCGACTACCGGGAACTGTTCGACGCCACCCGTCGGGACCTGGCCCGGGTCGCCGACCGGGCCGCCGAGCACGGGGTGACCGCGCTGGTCGAGCTGCACCACGGGACGATCGCCGCGTCCGCCTCGGCGGCGGTACGGCTGCTCGACGGGCTCGACCCGCAGCACGTCGGCGTGATCCACGACATCGGCAACCTCATGATCGAGGGCTTCGAGGATCCGCTGGCAGCCTTCCAACTGCTCGGCCCGTACCTCGCTCACGTGCACGTCAAGAACGTCGCCTGGATGGTGACGGGCTCCCGGCCGGACGGCGGCCCGCGCTGGTCGGCCGAGTGGGTGCCGCTGCGCGAGGGGCAGGGCGACATCGAGGCGTACCTGGTCGCGCTGCGCCGGTTCGGGTACGACGGGTGGATCACGGTGGAGGACTTCTCCACCGTGACGCCGCTCGCCGAGCGGACCCGGGACAACCTGTCGTACCTGCGGGAACTGGATCGGCGGAGCACCGGGCGCGGAGAGTGA
- a CDS encoding mycothiol-dependent nitroreductase Rv2466c family protein has translation MTAYVDPSCPFAWITSRWLMEVGRLRPIDLRFDVMSLAVLNEDRELEPWYRAFNDRAWGPARVCVAAAVHHGPAALARLYRALGRRIHDEGDKDFGTVVPAALAEAGLPADLADAAHRSDFDPQMRAGTTKARHLVGEELGTPTVVVDGVAFFGPVLTSIPRGEEALRVFDGARLLAGCRAFSELKRARAEGLSFA, from the coding sequence GTGACGGCCTACGTGGACCCGTCCTGCCCGTTCGCCTGGATCACCTCCCGCTGGCTCATGGAGGTCGGCCGGCTGCGTCCGATCGACCTGCGGTTCGACGTGATGAGCCTCGCGGTCCTCAACGAGGACCGCGAGCTGGAGCCCTGGTACCGCGCCTTCAACGATCGGGCGTGGGGGCCGGCGCGGGTCTGCGTGGCGGCCGCCGTGCACCACGGCCCGGCGGCCCTCGCCCGCCTCTACCGGGCGCTCGGCCGCCGCATCCACGACGAGGGCGACAAGGACTTCGGCACCGTCGTGCCGGCGGCGCTGGCCGAAGCCGGCCTGCCCGCCGACCTCGCTGACGCCGCCCACCGCAGCGACTTCGACCCGCAGATGCGGGCCGGCACCACCAAGGCCCGGCACCTCGTCGGCGAGGAGCTCGGCACCCCGACCGTCGTGGTCGACGGCGTGGCCTTCTTCGGCCCCGTGCTCACCTCCATCCCCCGCGGTGAGGAAGCCCTCCGGGTCTTCGACGGAGCCCGCCTGCTCGCCGGCTGCCGGGCGTTCTCCGAACTCAAGCGGGCCCGGGCCGAGGGGCTCAGCTTCGCCTAG
- a CDS encoding Gfo/Idh/MocA family protein, producing the protein MTGLSVVIAGSGVIARTHADAILRHPALRIAALADPDPRANEDLATWIAEQGAPAPELFGSLGEALGAVAADLVAICTPSGSHADLAAEALAAGAHVLVEKPLDASLPAARRIADVAARAEAAGQLCAVVCQHRFDPASVAVATRVRNGDFGRLTSAVASVPWWRGQQYYDSAGWRGTWEQDGGGATMNQGVHTVDLLLWLLGDPEEVFAYTGVLAHDGIEVEDVAVATVRFASGALAVLHATTAAYPSLGVRLQVHGSQGSAVIHDDQLEYLHVAGGPDSSAYAHEADQSADAVPSSELRGAVKPDDAFVIGHLRQYQDTVDAITAGRRPGVTAADALLDVAVVKAVYLSAHLHRPVRIRAVLDGEFDDVLVELEKTATAAALVPARATR; encoded by the coding sequence ATGACCGGACTCAGCGTCGTCATCGCGGGCAGCGGCGTCATCGCCCGCACCCACGCGGACGCGATCCTGCGCCACCCCGCGCTGCGCATCGCCGCGCTCGCCGACCCGGACCCCCGCGCGAACGAGGACCTCGCCACCTGGATCGCCGAGCAGGGCGCCCCGGCGCCGGAGCTCTTCGGCTCGCTCGGCGAGGCCCTCGGAGCCGTCGCGGCCGACCTCGTCGCGATCTGCACGCCCAGCGGCTCGCACGCCGATCTCGCCGCCGAGGCGCTGGCGGCGGGCGCGCACGTGCTCGTCGAGAAGCCGCTCGACGCCTCCCTGCCCGCCGCACGCCGGATCGCCGACGTCGCCGCCCGCGCCGAGGCGGCCGGTCAACTCTGCGCGGTGGTCTGTCAGCACCGGTTCGACCCGGCGAGCGTCGCGGTCGCCACCCGGGTGCGGAACGGCGACTTCGGCCGGCTCACCTCGGCGGTCGCCAGCGTCCCGTGGTGGCGTGGACAGCAGTACTACGACTCGGCGGGCTGGCGCGGCACCTGGGAACAGGATGGCGGCGGGGCGACCATGAACCAGGGCGTGCACACCGTCGACCTGCTGCTCTGGCTGCTCGGCGACCCGGAGGAGGTGTTCGCCTACACCGGTGTGCTCGCCCACGACGGCATCGAGGTGGAGGACGTCGCCGTGGCGACGGTCCGGTTCGCCAGCGGTGCGCTCGCCGTGCTGCACGCCACGACCGCGGCGTACCCCAGCCTCGGGGTGCGGCTGCAGGTGCACGGCTCGCAGGGCTCCGCGGTGATTCACGACGACCAGTTGGAGTACCTGCACGTGGCCGGTGGCCCCGACTCCTCGGCCTACGCCCACGAGGCGGACCAGTCCGCCGACGCCGTGCCGTCGTCGGAACTGCGCGGCGCGGTCAAGCCCGACGACGCCTTCGTCATCGGACATCTGCGGCAGTACCAGGACACGGTCGACGCGATCACCGCGGGCCGGCGTCCCGGCGTCACCGCGGCGGACGCGCTGCTCGACGTCGCCGTGGTGAAGGCGGTCTACCTCTCGGCCCACCTGCACCGCCCGGTGCGGATCCGGGCCGTGCTCGACGGTGAGTTCGACGACGTCCTCGTCGAGTTGGAGAAGACGGCCACCGCGGCGGCCCTCGTCCCGGCGCGGGCCACCCGATGA
- a CDS encoding gluconokinase, which produces MSGPSSLRPAAAAGVDPAGSDPVLARSRVVILAGVSGSGKSVVGAALAGTLGLPFADGDAFHPPRNVAKMSAGQPLTDTDRWPWLDAIGTLIDQWRATGQGGVVACSALRRVYRDRLSAGRPEVVFAFLDVPWAVLVHRVANRTGHFMPTSLLASQLAALEPPHVGEPTVRVLVGERTTVQEQVTAIVTGIAGTGGAVV; this is translated from the coding sequence ATGAGCGGCCCGTCGAGTCTGCGACCCGCTGCGGCCGCCGGTGTGGACCCGGCCGGATCCGACCCGGTCCTCGCCAGGTCCCGGGTCGTGATCCTGGCCGGGGTATCCGGCAGCGGCAAGTCTGTCGTCGGGGCGGCGCTCGCGGGGACGCTCGGCCTGCCGTTCGCCGACGGTGACGCCTTCCACCCGCCGCGGAACGTGGCGAAGATGTCGGCCGGCCAGCCACTCACCGACACCGACCGGTGGCCGTGGCTGGACGCGATCGGCACGCTGATCGACCAGTGGCGGGCGACCGGTCAGGGCGGTGTGGTGGCCTGCTCGGCACTGCGGCGGGTCTACCGGGACCGGCTCTCGGCCGGGCGCCCCGAGGTGGTGTTCGCGTTCCTGGACGTGCCGTGGGCTGTGCTGGTGCACCGGGTCGCGAACCGGACCGGGCATTTCATGCCCACCTCGTTGCTGGCGAGCCAGCTTGCCGCCCTCGAGCCACCGCACGTCGGTGAGCCGACCGTACGAGTGCTGGTCGGCGAACGGACCACGGTGCAGGAGCAGGTGACGGCGATCGTCACGGGGATCGCGGGTACCGGCGGTGCGGTGGTGTGA